The following proteins are co-located in the Bacillus pumilus genome:
- a CDS encoding methyl-accepting chemotaxis protein: MIDSLRSLIGAVQTSVENVASSSEELTASAGQTSKATEHITLAIEQFSSGNESQNDKVELSSDELEEMNRGLQHMNESAESITASSIKSTDIAGEGGQLVEKTASQMNVIDQSVKKAENVISALESKSKDITQILGVINGIADQTNLLALNAAIEAARAGESGRGFSVVAEEVRKLAVQSANSAKEIENLIKEIVQDIDVSQEVFTAVNREVQSGLSFTEQTRGSFHNIFEMTKEISDQLQTMNQTVVQLSKGSAHVSEAVREIADVSRESSANIQDIAASAEEQLASMEEISSSSATLSSMAEELRDLISKFKVE; encoded by the coding sequence AGTCGAAAATGTCGCTTCTTCATCAGAAGAACTGACCGCCAGCGCAGGACAAACAAGTAAAGCAACAGAGCATATCACATTAGCCATTGAACAATTCTCCAGCGGAAATGAAAGCCAAAATGATAAAGTGGAATTGAGCTCAGACGAGTTAGAGGAAATGAACCGAGGCCTTCAGCACATGAATGAATCTGCTGAATCGATTACCGCTTCATCGATCAAATCAACAGATATCGCAGGGGAAGGCGGACAGCTTGTTGAAAAAACTGCTTCTCAAATGAATGTCATTGATCAGTCAGTGAAAAAAGCAGAGAATGTCATTAGTGCACTGGAAAGTAAATCAAAAGACATTACACAAATTCTCGGTGTCATCAATGGAATCGCCGATCAAACGAATTTACTTGCACTAAATGCAGCGATTGAGGCAGCAAGAGCTGGGGAATCCGGTCGAGGCTTCTCAGTTGTAGCAGAAGAAGTAAGGAAACTTGCTGTTCAATCTGCCAATTCAGCGAAAGAAATAGAGAATTTGATCAAAGAAATTGTTCAAGACATCGATGTATCACAGGAAGTATTCACTGCGGTGAATCGAGAAGTTCAATCAGGCTTAAGCTTCACTGAACAAACGAGAGGAAGCTTCCACAATATTTTCGAAATGACAAAAGAAATTTCAGATCAGCTTCAAACGATGAATCAAACAGTGGTCCAGCTTTCAAAGGGCTCTGCACATGTTTCAGAGGCTGTCCGTGAGATCGCAGACGTATCACGAGAAAGCTCCGCAAATATTCAAGACATTGCCGCCTCAGCAGAAGAGCAACTGGCATCAATGGAAGAAATCAGCTCGTCCTCTGCCACACTCTCTTCTATGGCAGAAGAATTGCGTGATTTGATTAGCAAATTTAAAGTCGAATAG